The Streptomyces sp. V4I8 genome includes the window GCCGACGACGAAGGGGATGCCCCGGCGTTCGAAGAAGTCGATCGCCGCGAAGCTGGACTCCGGTCGGCGCACGTCGACCAGGACGACCGCTCCGAGGGCGCCGATCGACAGGTCGTTCCACATGAACCAGAACCGCTGCTGTCCGGGCGTACCGAACAGATACAGCACCAGCTCCTGGCTGATGGTGATCCGGCCGAAGTCCAGGGCCACGGTGGTGGCCCGCTTCTCCTCGATGCCGTTGAGGTCGTCGATGCCCAGCCCCGCGGCGGTGAGAGGCTCCTCGGTGCGCAGCGGGGCGATCTCGCTGACCGACCCGACCATGGTGGTCTTGCCGACGCCGAAACCGCCGGCGATGAGTATCTTGACCGTGTCGGGAGGCGCGACCGCCTCCACGGTGGGGTCAGAGCCGGCCAAGGCCGTCCCTCACTTTCTGCAGCAGGTCCAGGTCCGGGGTGCGGGGGGTGACGGGGTGCGGCGGGTGCAGGGTGATCAGACCCGCCTCCAGCAGATCGCAGAGCATGATGGCGACCACGCTCACCGGAAGGTCGAGATGGGCCGCCAGCTCCGCCACGGCGATCGGCCGGGCGCAGTACCGCAGGATCCGCGTCTGCTCCGGCTGCGGACGCGGCGCCCGCTCCGGCGGCGGATCCACCGCCGTCACCGTCGTGATCAGGGTGAAGTCGGTACGGCTTGGCCGGGTCCGGCCGCCGGTCAGGGTGAAGGGACGTACCAGCCGGCCCGCCGAATCGTCTGGGCCCACCTCACGCGCCCGGGCCGACATGGGCCCGCGGCGCCGCCGACAGATGCTCGCCGATCTTCTTCACCAGCATGTTCATCTGATACGCCACCACACCGACATCCGCGCCCTGGTTGGTGAGGACGACGAGATGGGCGCCCGGCCCGGCGGAGGTCAGGATCAGATAGCTGTTGGCCATCTCGATCAGCGCCTGCCGCACCGGCCCGCCTCTGAAGTCCATGCTGACGCCCTTGCTGAGGCTCATCAGCCCGGACGCGGTCGCCGCCAGCCGCTCGGCGTCGTCGCGCAGGAACCCGGTCGACTTGCTCACCACCAGACCGTCCTCGGAGAGCACGACGGCGTGGTTGACGTCGGCGACCCGCTCCACGAGTCCGGTGAGCAACTGATCGAGCTGGGTGTCCGTGGCGGGGGTGGGGCGTGTCATGGCGATGTCCTTCATGAACGGTCGGCGGGCGGAGTGGAGGACGTGAGGGAGGAGGCCGAACGGGCCGGGCCGGCCTTGGACGGCTCCTCCCCGGCACCGTTGTCACGCGCCCCCCGAGTGGCCGGGACCCGCTGGTCCTCGGCCTTGGGCGCGTGCGGTGCCTCATGGTCGCCGTCGTCACGGGCCTGGAGCGTCCCCCGCTGGAAGCAGGCGAGGGAAGCGGCGGCACGCTCGGCGGTGAAGTCGTCGGTGCACCCGTCCTCTTCGGCGGACGGGGTCTCCTCACGCAGCTCGGCGGCCAGGCTGGTCTGCGGCACACGCCGGGGCAGCGGGGAGAGGCCGTCGCGGCGGACGGCGGGAGCGGCGGTCCGCTCGGGCGCGGCGGCACGCTCGGACACGGTGCGGGCCGGGACGACCGGGCGGGACTCCCCTACCGGCTCCTCCGGCTCGGCGGCCCCGGCGTGCTCCACCTCGGCCCGGTCCGGGACGGGCACGTCCCGCACCACGACATCGTGCGGGATCAGCACGATCGCCGTGGTGCCGCCGTACGGCGACGAGCGCAGCGTGACCGCGATGCCGTGCCGCCGCGCGAGCCGGGCGATCACGAACATGCCGAGCCGCAGATCGTCGGCGAGCGCCACCACGTCGAACTGCGGGGGCTCGGCCAACTGGGCGTTGAACGAGGCGTAGTCCTCCTCGGACAGCCCGAGGCCACGGTCCTCGACCTCCACGGCCAGCCCCTTGGCCACCATCGCGGCCCGCACCCCGACCGGCGCGGGCGCGGGGGAGTACTGAGTGGCGTTCTCGATCAGCTCGGCCAGCAGATGGATGACGTCCGCCACCGCGGGCGGCGCGAGATGCACCTCCTCCTCGGTGTGCACCTCCACCCGCTGGTACTCGGCGACCTCGCCGACGGCACTGCGCAGGATGTCGATCAGCGCGACCGGCTCGCTCCAGCTGCGGCCGGGCCGCTCGCCGCTGATGATGACGAGGTTCTCCTCGTAGCGGCGCAACTGGCTGGCGGTGGAGTCCAGTTCGTACAGGCCCTTGAGGACCTCGGGGTCCTGGTGCGCGCGCTCCAGCGCGTCCAGCTTGGTCAGCTGGAGGTTCACCAGGTTCTGGCTCTGCCGGGCGATGCCCAGGATGACCTTCTGGAAGCCGCGCCGGGTGTCGGCGAGTTCCACGGCGGTGTGCACGGCGGTGCGCTGCGCGGTGTTGAACGCCTTGGCGACCTGGCCGAGTTCGTCATGACCGTAGTCCAGCGGCGGGGTCGCCAGCTCCACGTCGACCGTCTCGCCCCGCTCCAGTCGGGCCACCACGTCGGGCAGCCGCTCCTGGGCGAGGCTCAGCGTGGCCTCGCGCAGGCCGTGCAGGCGCCGGGACAGCGAGCGGGTGATCCGCCAGGACATCCAGACGCACAGCAGCAGCGCGACCAGTCCGCCCGCGCTCAGCGACGCGGCCTTGATCAGCAGGCCGCGCGCGTTGTCGCCACTGCGTTGCAGCAGGGCCGTCGTCTGCTGCCGGATCAGGACCTCGTACTCGTCGGAGACCTTGATCAGCGCGGCCCGCCACTCCTTCTGCGCGTCGGGAACGACGATGTCGCCCTCGGCGTGAGCCGCCGCCCGGGCCGCGAGCACCCGGTCCTCGACGG containing:
- a CDS encoding ATP/GTP-binding protein; the protein is MAGSDPTVEAVAPPDTVKILIAGGFGVGKTTMVGSVSEIAPLRTEEPLTAAGLGIDDLNGIEEKRATTVALDFGRITISQELVLYLFGTPGQQRFWFMWNDLSIGALGAVVLVDVRRPESSFAAIDFFERRGIPFVVGVNGFYGAHPYPAEEIRESLALPEHVRVLLCDARERESSRDVLIALIDQLIADAREAS
- a CDS encoding DUF742 domain-containing protein, whose translation is MSARAREVGPDDSAGRLVRPFTLTGGRTRPSRTDFTLITTVTAVDPPPERAPRPQPEQTRILRYCARPIAVAELAAHLDLPVSVVAIMLCDLLEAGLITLHPPHPVTPRTPDLDLLQKVRDGLGRL
- a CDS encoding roadblock/LC7 domain-containing protein; this translates as MTRPTPATDTQLDQLLTGLVERVADVNHAVVLSEDGLVVSKSTGFLRDDAERLAATASGLMSLSKGVSMDFRGGPVRQALIEMANSYLILTSAGPGAHLVVLTNQGADVGVVAYQMNMLVKKIGEHLSAAPRAHVGPGA
- a CDS encoding nitrate- and nitrite sensing domain-containing protein; protein product: MSPRTGPRRRLGSIRLSLILLALVPSVTLAAVWSVTTIQMFSEGLRLRSQTGLSKSTGAMGTEATLALQQERSYSAVWLASRQEEARTALDAQRSRTDKAVAKLLARSEEIQQAPSRIKDRLYSVVASVSSLEYYRGQVDNPTDIPAVQALGQYTSIIDDQIHAFQELSQVDDGDLTSQAGPLVSLEHAAELMSREDALLTLASPSKKMNEKTWTEYAELVNTRRWLVQDQILPSLTGSAKAETERILATPQWRTLETVEDRVLAARAAAHAEGDIVVPDAQKEWRAALIKVSDEYEVLIRQQTTALLQRSGDNARGLLIKAASLSAGGLVALLLCVWMSWRITRSLSRRLHGLREATLSLAQERLPDVVARLERGETVDVELATPPLDYGHDELGQVAKAFNTAQRTAVHTAVELADTRRGFQKVILGIARQSQNLVNLQLTKLDALERAHQDPEVLKGLYELDSTASQLRRYEENLVIISGERPGRSWSEPVALIDILRSAVGEVAEYQRVEVHTEEEVHLAPPAVADVIHLLAELIENATQYSPAPAPVGVRAAMVAKGLAVEVEDRGLGLSEEDYASFNAQLAEPPQFDVVALADDLRLGMFVIARLARRHGIAVTLRSSPYGGTTAIVLIPHDVVVRDVPVPDRAEVEHAGAAEPEEPVGESRPVVPARTVSERAAAPERTAAPAVRRDGLSPLPRRVPQTSLAAELREETPSAEEDGCTDDFTAERAAASLACFQRGTLQARDDGDHEAPHAPKAEDQRVPATRGARDNGAGEEPSKAGPARSASSLTSSTPPADRS